The Alkalihalobacillus sp. LMS6 genomic interval AAGTTTGTTGTTTTTCGCGCAAACGTGTCGTGTCAACATCTGATGCTTCACTTTTTAATAGCCTCGTTATTTTTTTACTAAGAAAGTATAGATGAAGTCTCTCTACATAAGACTCCTCTTCTTCCTTCCCTAGAATTCTTAATAAAAGCAATGCATCAATCGCTGTTTTTCGGTGCAGTAATTCATCTTCCGTTAACGACTTGTCCATATAATGAGTCATTTTTAATTCATAAATATCCTGTAGCGTACTGCCAAACAGCTCTACCATATCCACTGCATTGACGCGAGCTAGGGATTGATAATAACGTGCACTATAAAAATCTCCAGCAAGCACGTTCAGCTGTCTTCTCTTTTTTAACGTATCGTCTTCCTTATTATGTAAAGATACGAGGTCATGAATCATCACGCCAGCATGAACAAAGCCCCAAGCCAATGAGATCGCTAGGGTCCGTTCTTGCTGCTCTACGTCACGAATCAACTGGTGCGCTAGCCATAGTTCATCTTGATCTGGCCTCGTATCATCAATATATTGTTGTAAATAGTCATGTCGAACAAGTTGGTCAAAATGCTGTTTCAGTTCAGTAGCATTTGAAATAACTACCGCCCCTTTTTCTCTCATACAAACTTTCCCTTCTTTCGCCTACTATACAGAATTTCTTTCCCAAGTATAGCACAGCGCTTCAATCATAAACACTATTACTCGTTAAATTAGTCTTCCTCTGTATCCATAGTACCATGGCTCGTTTGTATAACAGCTTTGCCTCTTACTTTCACTGCTGATGTATGCTCGGTAAACTGACCAATCATGACTTCACCTTTATCAAGTTTTTCAGAATGGTGAAAGCGTGTATCTGATCCACGTGTTAAGCCAATCACTTGAACCCCATTGTCTTTTGCTTTAATTACAAAAAAATCGTCACTTTTACTCATATCCATCCTCCTTTTTTTAAATAAGAGATAACACTTCTTGCCTAGCGACAGCATCTTCTTTAAATGTTCCGCGAACTGCCGATGTAACGGTTTTAGAACCAGGCTTTTTAATCCCTCTCATGGACATACACATATGTTCAGCTGATACAACAACCATGACACCTTTTGCACCTAATGTTTCTTCCAGCGCATCGGCAATTGACTTTGTCATTCGTTCTTGTACTTGAGGCTGTCTTGCGATTCCGTCCAATGTCCGCGCTAATTTACTCAAACCAGTAACTTTTCCGTTATTTGGAATGTATGCAATATGCGCCTTACCAAAAAAAGGAACTAAATGATGTTCGCACATCGAATAAAACGTCATGTCTTTTACAAGTACTAACTCTTCATGATCTTCAGTAAAGACTGTTTGCAAATGAGCTTTTGGATCCTCATGTAATCCACTAAACATCTCTTCATACATTTTCGCTACTCTTCTTGGTGTGTCGAGGAGCCCTTCTCGCTCTGGGTCTTCTCCAACTGCTTCTAAAATCATTCTTACTGCTGTTTGTATTTTATCTTGATCAACCATGATCGTCCCTCCATCATCGTGCTTCCCACTAATTATCTCTAGTAAAGATTAGCAAAACTATAGAGGAAAAGCAAAAAGAACTCACTCCAGTGGAGAGAGTTCTTTCATTTACAAAATAATGGCAATCAAACCGCCGGATCCTTCATTAATGATACGTTCAAGAGTTTCTTGCAGCTTGTAGCGCGCGTTTTCAGGCATTAGCGATAGCTTTGCAGAAATCCCTTCTCGCACAATTGAATTTAATGACCGACCAAAAATGTCTGAGTTCCAAATGGAAAGTGGGTTTTCTTCAAAGTCTTGCATTAAGTAACGAACGAGTTCCTCACTTTGTTTCTCAGTTCCAATAATTGGGGCGAACTCCGACTCTACATCTACTTTCACCATATGAATGGATGGCGCTACTGCTCTCAGTCGAACTCCAAAGCGGGAGCCTTGGCGAATGATTTCGGGCTCATCCAAACTCATGTCGGTCAAAGAAGGAGCAGCGATTCCGTAACCGGTTTGTTTGACCATTCGCAGCGCATCTGCAACTTGATCATACTCTGTTTTCGCATGAGCGAAGTCTTGCATAAGGGAGAGTAGATGATCTTTGCCTCGAATTTCAACACCTACAACTTCTTTTAATACTTGATCATACAGTTCGTCTGGAGCATATAGGTCAATTTCTGCAATTCCTTGACCCATTTCAATTCCAGCAAGTTTTGCTTGATCAATAAATTCGAGCTCTGTGAACTGGCTAACAACCCGATCCACATCCCTAAGCCGTTTAATATCTTTCACCGTCTCACGAACCGATTCTTCATAGCTTTCACGAAGCCAGTGATCGTTTTTCAAAACCATGACCCAACTAGGAAGATTGACGTTCACTTCATGAACAGGGAATTCAAATAAAACTTCTCTTAGCACGCTGTTAATGTCGTGCTCATTCATCCCTTCAATACTCATTGAAAGAACCGGTATATCATATTCTTCTGAAAGCGAAGACCGCAGTTGTTCCGTGTCTGGATGGTGTGGCCTTACGCTGTTAACAATCATAATAAACGGTTTGCCCACTTCTTTTAGCTCTTCAACGACTCTCGCTTCTGACTCAACGTAATCACTTCTTGGAATATCTCCAATTGTGCCATCTGTTGTCACCACTACTCCAAGCGTTGAATGCTCTTGAATCACTTTCCTTGTCCCGATTTCAGCTGCTTCTTGAAATGGGATCGGTTCTTCATACCAAGGGGTGTGAATCATCCTCGGTCCATTTTCGTCTTCATACCCTTTCGCACCAGGTACAGCATACCCAACGCAGTCCACTAAACGAATGTTTACATCTAAGCCTTCGTCAACATGAATGGACACCGCTTGATTCGGCACAAATTTCGGCTCCGTCGTCATGATTTGCTTACCTGCCGCAGACTGTGGAAGCTCATCTTGAGCTCGATTCTTATCTGCTTCGTTTTCAATGTTTGGAAGCACCACAAGTTCCATGAATTTTTTAATAAAGGTCGATTTTCCCGTGCGAACCGCTCCAACGACACCGAGATAAATGTCGCCACCTGTTCGCTCCGCGATATCTTTAAAGATATCTACTTTTTCCAACAAGATCATTCCCCTCCCGGTCAAGTAAAATATGATGCAGCCGAGTCTTATACCTCTAACCACTACCAATTCTATGACATTGTCCTATTAATATGACTGACTGCGGTGATTATTTTTCTGCATCGACTCTTGAAAGGGGAGACGATAAAGATAATGCCCCTTCCAATTCTATCTTACGACTGGAAGGGGCAAACTAGACCTATTTTATTCATTTTCA includes:
- a CDS encoding heptaprenyl diphosphate synthase component 1 is translated as MREKGAVVISNATELKQHFDQLVRHDYLQQYIDDTRPDQDELWLAHQLIRDVEQQERTLAISLAWGFVHAGVMIHDLVSLHNKEDDTLKKRRQLNVLAGDFYSARYYQSLARVNAVDMVELFGSTLQDIYELKMTHYMDKSLTEDELLHRKTAIDALLLLRILGKEEEESYVERLHLYFLSKKITRLLKSEASDVDTTRLREKQQTCEEKLKQSIDTTRNDTLDQFLTDFFRLTEEDR
- the mtrB gene encoding trp RNA-binding attenuation protein MtrB, translating into MSKSDDFFVIKAKDNGVQVIGLTRGSDTRFHHSEKLDKGEVMIGQFTEHTSAVKVRGKAVIQTSHGTMDTEED
- the spoIVA gene encoding stage IV sporulation protein A produces the protein MEKVDIFKDIAERTGGDIYLGVVGAVRTGKSTFIKKFMELVVLPNIENEADKNRAQDELPQSAAGKQIMTTEPKFVPNQAVSIHVDEGLDVNIRLVDCVGYAVPGAKGYEDENGPRMIHTPWYEEPIPFQEAAEIGTRKVIQEHSTLGVVVTTDGTIGDIPRSDYVESEARVVEELKEVGKPFIMIVNSVRPHHPDTEQLRSSLSEEYDIPVLSMSIEGMNEHDINSVLREVLFEFPVHEVNVNLPSWVMVLKNDHWLRESYEESVRETVKDIKRLRDVDRVVSQFTELEFIDQAKLAGIEMGQGIAEIDLYAPDELYDQVLKEVVGVEIRGKDHLLSLMQDFAHAKTEYDQVADALRMVKQTGYGIAAPSLTDMSLDEPEIIRQGSRFGVRLRAVAPSIHMVKVDVESEFAPIIGTEKQSEELVRYLMQDFEENPLSIWNSDIFGRSLNSIVREGISAKLSLMPENARYKLQETLERIINEGSGGLIAIIL
- the folE gene encoding GTP cyclohydrolase I FolE, whose amino-acid sequence is MVDQDKIQTAVRMILEAVGEDPEREGLLDTPRRVAKMYEEMFSGLHEDPKAHLQTVFTEDHEELVLVKDMTFYSMCEHHLVPFFGKAHIAYIPNNGKVTGLSKLARTLDGIARQPQVQERMTKSIADALEETLGAKGVMVVVSAEHMCMSMRGIKKPGSKTVTSAVRGTFKEDAVARQEVLSLI